Within Deltaproteobacteria bacterium, the genomic segment ACATTTGGCCCCATCGTTATGTGAACCGACGCCATCCTGTTTGTGATAGGCCGTTCTCGTATGGCAGGATTCACAGATGTAAGTGCTCGTTCCGTCAGCCATACCGAAACTGTAAACTCCCGTGTACTTTGTAAATATGACCGTTGAAGTATTGGTGAAGGCATTAGGTATGCCTTTGGTATCAGATCCATTAGTGGCAACCTTACTATGAATCATAGCAATATTACTGTCACCATGTGGATCATGACAGTCGATACACTTGGGTATAAATCGCCAGGATGTAAGATTCTTGTAACCATTAGTGGACAGGTTTGCGTAAGAGTGATCCTGAACGCCTGTAATTGAGCTAAATCCACTTCCCTGGAGCTGGCTGCCTGTACCGTGACACTTTAGACAGAAGCCGTCAGGATCGCTGGTCATCAACCTGAAGGGATTAGCCGCATCCCCATGACCGACAGTATTGGTATGACAATCGGTGCAAATCTTGGCTGCAGCGCTGTTACCGGTATAGGCATAGGTTCCCGTCGTTTTCCCGTGGCCGATGCTTGTCCACTGTGACTGGGCTATTTTTGCCTGGATAGCATTATTATAAACGAAATCATCTGTATCATTTGCTGAAAGGTGGCAGCTCTGACATGAAATACCCGTACTGCCCCAAACGACGGAGCTGCCGGCACCACCGTGGCAGGTCACATTATAACAGGTTTTTGTCGATGTAGAGTAGGCGTAAAAACCTTCTGCCATACCGTCACCTACACTGAGATTGTAGAAGGCATTTACGTGGACAACGGTGTTTTTTATACTTACATTATCTGCCGTTGTCGAGGCATGGCAGGTCTTGCACTGAATGCCGCTAAGCACGTGAGGTGCGTGGGAGTTTGCTTTGGGTGAGTTATTGGGGTAGTTGGGCATAGCCGACGTCCAGCCACTGTAAGCACTGTTACCATGGCAGGAGTTGCAGGCCCTGGTCTGGTTCCAGTTAAGAACCTGGTTGGGCGCAGAAAAGTTGCTGAACCGGTTTCCTTCACTGTGGCAATAGAGATTATCACAACTTCCGAAACCACTGTTAACTGTGCTGTCACCACCGTAAGAGCTGTTCGCCGCAATACGGCCATCAGCCGTATAAAGGCTGAGCGTCGCCAGGCCATTAACGTGATTACTGTTGTTTAGTGAAGTTGACGTGCCGAGAACAGTGGCGCTATGGCAAAGCTTACACATAAAATCATACTCGCCGCTCCCTGTGCCGGCATGCTTTGCATGGCCATTTGTCGTTGGCCAGTCACCATTGCCGGCAACCTTCTTCACACCATGACAGTCTCCGCACTGCCCTGTGGCCGCATCGCTCCATATGGGATCTTCCATCGTGCCGCCGCTGGAGGTGAGCCACCCGCCCCCACCGTGGCATTTGACATTCTGGCAGGTCATGGAGTCATCCAGGGTGCCTACATCAGGGCCGCTGTAGGTATAATTAATAATGCCGCTGCGGCCCTTGTAATCACCCGTCGTATAAAGGCCAAAGGCATTAAAATCGAAATTAATCGTACCATCGACGGCATTGTTCGACCCCATACCGCCATTATGGCATTTATTACAGGTTGCGCTCGTTTCACCATATACGGTGGCATGCTTCCCATGCGCTCCGGCAGTTAGTGATCCTGTCGGATTGGAACCACCCGTCGTATCGGCCCCGCCAAGCAGCGTTCCTGCCGTAGCAGGTGGAAATCCGTGGCAGGAAGTACAGGAACCCTTAAATCCCCCTTCATGGGTATGACAGTCGATACAGCTAATGCCTGCATTATGCTGAAAGCCGTCAACGTCCGGTTCGGAAGTATAATTCCTCCAGCGGGGAGAGGCGTCGGAATTTTGTGTTCTTGTATGGCATACTTCACAGGGCCCGCGTCTTTCACTACCCCCTTTGGTAACAAAACCAAAAGACGATTGGCCCGACAGATTTCTGAAGTCGACCTTTTTATTGTAGGCATAATCCTGATTTGCACCGGTGTAAATTTTAAAGGAAGAAGCAAGAACGAAAATATTTCTTGTGTTGTGGGGCGTATGACAATCGCGGCAGACCCTTTCCCAGTTACCATATTTGGCCGACTCCACATCAGCAGAGGAATGAGATTTCAGTTCATGGCAGGATATGCATAAAGTATTATCATTATCCCTGACCAATAGAGCGCCATCTCCCGGAAAGCCACCAAAAACATCGACAGGAGCAACTCTTACATTAAGCGTCATCTCTCTTGAATAACCCGGATTACCAAGGCTGTCACGACCTCTGACCTGAAGTAAATAAGGCTTTTCACCGGTGACGGGAATATCCCAATCGTAATAATAGAAATCAACCTTGGCGCCCCATTGAACAAGTCCTGCGGCTTCCCATGCGCCGTCAACTCCCAGTTCAAAGGAACCTGCGTTAAGTGGTGTATCACCGCCCACATCAATGGCTCTGAAAACGATTCTTACAGGGTAGGAGCCGCCATTGCCGTCAGTCCAGACCGTTTTGCCGTCCGACGGGGAATAGATACTTATTGTCGGGCCAACAGAATCGGCATAGGCAAGAGAGGACAAAAAGAGACTTGAGAGGATAAAAAGAGCAACCGCCAGCGCCACAGATCTGGATGCTGAAATATTTTTATTTTCAGCTGCCTGAACCCCCTTTTTCAAAACTTCACTTTTTTTTATCAAGCAGTGCAAATAAACTCCTTATTATGATCATTATGCTTTAATCCCGCAAAGCCGCTTTTATGCGATCTTCCAAAAAAAGCATGCAATGATTACCCGCCATAGCTCTCCTTTAAATTATAACAAAACAATATGATGACTGACGTTGCAGGGTAAACCCGTAAGGCTAAAGAGCCCTTTACTACCCTAATGGGCAAGAAACATGCCATTTATTTAGGCTTTTCTTTCCATATCGGGTAGTCAAAAAAATATTAATATGAACGAAAAATAACTTTTTTCCACAATAACAGGAAAAATGTATAAGCACTTGATATTAAAGTATAAATTTGCGAAGAAATGAAACTAATTGACTAAATCTTTTGAGAGGAGCAGCGCGCTCCGCCATTTGGCTGCTTGAAATGCAGCACAATACTATCCAAAAGCAACAGAAAGTGCTTTTTAACACATTAATGCCACATAGATCAATAATATTGGGCGGACTGCCGCTAAATAACCACATTGCAGCCAAATAGCTATTTTTTTCTGGGCGGACTTAAATAAGAAAAGCGGTTTCACATATACTTGGCGGAAGGGAGGAAAAACCGGTTATTTTCATTTTCCTCGCTTTTGAGAGGCGGGCTTATTTACCCTTTATTACCATTGAAGAATGATTGATATAATTTGGATTTCTATCGAGGTCCTTGCGGACCAGCCGGGCTTTTTCAACGACCCACTTGCCTTCCATTTTAGCCATGCGGTAGTACATGGTATAATCTTCATCTTTCCAGGGCTGCAAAACGGCGTCCGTCTTTGCCCTTAAGTGCCTGAATTTCCACTTTTCCGCCGTTTCAACATCAGCGCTTTCAGGGCCCGTCATTGAAATCGATTTAAAAACCAGTTCCTTCTGTTCCGATTCCATGTATTTCTTTTCGGCCTTGAATTTCCATACGATCATTCGGACCCTGCCGATTTCCTGCCCCGTCGTGAGACCATCGAGAGATTGAACATCAAGC encodes:
- a CDS encoding CxxxxCH/CxxCH domain-containing protein; translated protein: MIKKSEVLKKGVQAAENKNISASRSVALAVALFILSSLFLSSLAYADSVGPTISIYSPSDGKTVWTDGNGGSYPVRIVFRAIDVGGDTPLNAGSFELGVDGAWEAAGLVQWGAKVDFYYYDWDIPVTGEKPYLLQVRGRDSLGNPGYSREMTLNVRVAPVDVFGGFPGDGALLVRDNDNTLCISCHELKSHSSADVESAKYGNWERVCRDCHTPHNTRNIFVLASSFKIYTGANQDYAYNKKVDFRNLSGQSSFGFVTKGGSERRGPCEVCHTRTQNSDASPRWRNYTSEPDVDGFQHNAGISCIDCHTHEGGFKGSCTSCHGFPPATAGTLLGGADTTGGSNPTGSLTAGAHGKHATVYGETSATCNKCHNGGMGSNNAVDGTINFDFNAFGLYTTGDYKGRSGIINYTYSGPDVGTLDDSMTCQNVKCHGGGGWLTSSGGTMEDPIWSDAATGQCGDCHGVKKVAGNGDWPTTNGHAKHAGTGSGEYDFMCKLCHSATVLGTSTSLNNSNHVNGLATLSLYTADGRIAANSSYGGDSTVNSGFGSCDNLYCHSEGNRFSNFSAPNQVLNWNQTRACNSCHGNSAYSGWTSAMPNYPNNSPKANSHAPHVLSGIQCKTCHASTTADNVSIKNTVVHVNAFYNLSVGDGMAEGFYAYSTSTKTCYNVTCHGGAGSSVVWGSTGISCQSCHLSANDTDDFVYNNAIQAKIAQSQWTSIGHGKTTGTYAYTGNSAAAKICTDCHTNTVGHGDAANPFRLMTSDPDGFCLKCHGTGSQLQGSGFSSITGVQDHSYANLSTNGYKNLTSWRFIPKCIDCHDPHGDSNIAMIHSKVATNGSDTKGIPNAFTNTSTVIFTKYTGVYSFGMADGTSTYICESCHTRTAYHKQDGVGSHNDGAKCTSCHEHTTGFTPAGDCSGCHGYPPDVGDSKPYQDAPTSEGKGAHVKHINHIAALEGVTLDPVTDEFGLGAPGIVCGTCHTNDSANHMSGDRVISFGTFSTQHQFGSNKPVYNGVVGVSSGTTMKTCSNVRCHFKESKGWQDPATAGD